The Chitinibacter bivalviorum genomic interval CGAAATCACTTTGCGCGATTGCAGCTCATTCATGTTGTACGGCTTGATCGCCTCGCCCGGCTCGGCAATTTCGCCAGACACTAACTGCCATGCACCAATAAATGGATTGCTATTCATGTGTAAATTCTTCCAATCAAAAATGACTTAAGCCCCGAAAATCACCAGCTTGCGTTGAATCATTCGACTCGCCCATTGTGCACAGATGACAAACACCAGCGCCCATACGGCTTGAATGAATAGCGGTGTGATCTCGCTACTTTGCCCGGTGAGATAGGCGACCGGCGTATTGAAAAAATGCGCGAAGGGTAGCCAATGCAAGATGGTTTGCACGCCAGCTGGCAGAAAAGCGAGCGGAATCAGCGCACCGCCGAGAAACTGCACCACGACATCCTTGCTGGCAGTAATGCCCCATAAATCGGTGGCGATGAAACCCGCGAGACCGACGACAAAGTCGATACAAAACAGCAGGACGAAGGACAAGGCAATTGACGCAAGTGCCAGCAGCCACGAGCTAGGGCTCAAACGCAAACCAGCCCACAGCAAAAACACGCCAAAGGCGGGCAGAAAATAGGCGGCTTGCGCCAACACGCGCCCCAAGGATAGCGCGGCGTGCCGTAGCGGCAGCGAGATGGGTTGCGTCAAGGCAGTTGCCACTTCGCCCGAGCGGATTTCTCGCGCCAAACGCCAATCACCAAAGGCCTGCATCATGGCAAACAAGGTCTGCGCGGTAACTACGTGCAATAGCGCCGACGAAAAACTCATCCCCGCGCGGGTCGGGTCACCGGCGTACAGCGCTTGCCACAGGTAGTACAGCAGCCACATGCCGAGCAGATAACCCAGGGTGAGTATGGCTCTGCCGCGCTTATCTGTTGCGACGATGCGGGCATTACCCCATGCCAATGCAGCACAGGCTTTCAATCTATGCTTCATACCGTGGCATCCTCCGCTGCATCGGCGCGCAGATTTTTGCCGATATAAAAGCCGTGCAGCAGGTCTTCAAAGCTTTGCTCCACTGGCTTGATTTCATGCACAGTAAATGGGGCAAGCGTCTTGACCAAATCAGCAAAGGGCAAAGCGTCGTCTTGACGCGCGATTTCTAGCCAGTCGCCATTGCTGCGCACCGGCAGGGCAGCAGGGTGAGCGGCGAGCACTTCATTCGCCGCAGCGTGTTGGCTGGCATCGACTCGCGCCGCCCACCAGCGCCCGTCGCCGGCGTGAGCACGAAAATCGCTCAAACTACCGTCAAAACGCAGCGTTCCATGGTCGATCAGCAGCAAACGTCGGGTAAGTCGCTCAATATCACCGACATCGTGCGAGGTAATCAACACCGTCGTACCCGCTTCCTGATTGAGTTTACGGATCAGTGCGCGCATACGCGATTTCATTTCCAGATCGAGCCCAATCGTCGGCTCATCGAGGAAAACGACTTCGGGCGCATGCAAAAAAGCGGCTGCGATTTCGCATAACATGCGCTGACCCAAGCTCAGGGTACGCGCAGGTCTATCCCAAAATTCATCCATCCCGCCATCGGCGCGAAATAGTTTGAGCTGGTGCTGGTACACGGCGTCGGGCACGTCAAACAGCGCCTGCAAGATGGCAAACGAGTCGCGTACCGGCAGGTCTTGCCACAACTGCGAACGTTGACCAAACACCACGCCTATCCGTTTGACGTATTGCTGGCGCTGCCGCATCGGGTCAAAGCCCGCTACGGTGACGCGCCCACTTGATGGCGCCAAGATGCCCGTGAGCATTTTGATCGTCGTCGATTTCCCCGCACCATTAGGGCCAACCAGCGCGACACATTCGCCGCGCGCAATCTCAAAATTGACGCCGCTGACAGATTTGTTTTCATCGTATTGGGTACGAATCAACTGCGTAAAACGCTCACCCCACGTTTTGGCTGGGCGCGGTGTTTTATAAATACGGCTGAGATTTTCGGCTTGAATTAACATTCTTTATCCTGAGAGCATTGCTGCGAGCTTTGCGCCATCATCGCGCCAAACTCAGCAAACGATTTGTCCAAAATTGCTAAATTGGCAAACTTCGCGTTAAACCATGCTTCGTCGTACCAAGCCAGATTGCGGCTGTGTTTGGCATCGTCCCATAAGGAAAAAAACCAGCGTCGCGCGGCAAAACCTTCGGGGGCGGCGTGGTGCTGTAAATAGGTTTCCAGCAATTGCAATTCGGGCGCAACATCGGCGAGGTGGAAAATATCTTGCTCGCGGTGGCGAAAGGCCACATCACACGGGTCGAGCGCCGCCAATAATTCGCCAGTATGTTCATCAAACAGAAAATTGCCCGCGTGCGGATCATCATGCACCAAGCTCGACGGCATACCCGCCAGTGGCGCCAGCAAGCGCGAGCGCTCTTGCCAGAGCCGCTGGTACGCAGCTTTTTGCTGCGGCGTGAAAGGCGAAGCGGGGCTCTGCACATAGTCATGCAGCGGCAGCGTCCACGCCTCAAAGGCGGCGATCAAATCAGCGCTAAATTGCCCGTCGGGTAGCTCAAAGCCGCGCGCATCGCTGACCGCGTGCCAAGCCAGTAACACTGCCACGACTTGCTCGGCGGTGAGCTGCGGCTTGGCCCAAGGCTTGGCGACATGCCACGGCGCGACACCGGGTAGGCGATTGAGCATCAATAGGTCAACTATCTTGCCATTGAGCTCAATCTGGCTTTGCAACAAGATTTGCGGCATCGCCGCCGGGCTATGTGGCTGTAAGCGAGCGAGCCCGATCACTTCCCGCGCAGCGCGACCCGCTTGCCAACCCAGCTTAACGACCACATCGCCAGCCTCACCACTGAGAATGACCGCATGGCCATAAAAGGCGGCGATTTCTTGCACCAACTGCGCGGTTTGGCCGAAATGCGCCTGATAACAGGCGAGGGCGGTTTGGGCGTAGACAGATAATGCGGCTGGGGACACTTCTGCTGAAGACGTATTTTCTGACATTTGCTTACCAATTGCTGAATTTATGCCTTCATTTAATCAGCTTGCATACCCAGTTGGAATGTCCGAAGATGTCGCTTCATTTGTCCAAAAATCACATCAACTCATCATGGCGCTAATCTATTACGAACGATTTGATTGCGATGACGACGGCGAAAATCGCCTGGTGGGCGCGCATGTATTTCACAAAGCGTCACACCCGCCAATGCGGGAGCGTGGTTTGTTTATGTGCGGCATCTCCGAGGCGCGGGGTAAAAGCGAAATTGAGCGCATTGACGCCAATTTTCATGTCCTGCTGTTTTGCTTGGGCGGAACGGGAGAGCTGTTTGAAGGCGAAACAACATGGCCGTTTCACGCCGGGCAAATGGCCTTTCAACCCGCGCGCGGGCAGCGCGGCTTTCGCCGGACGGGCACTGCGCCGCTGCAAATTGCATGGTTGCTGCTCTATAACGACGTGCGCTGGGCGCACCTGATCCAGCCGCATTGCTATGTGAAAGACAGTGATGCGGGCTGGGAAATACACGATGCCCTCTCCCTGTATCAGCGTGAAGCCCAACGTCAAAATGATGGACAGAGCTATACCCTAGTGATGCCCGCCTTGGAAATGTTGAGTTTGCAATTGGAGCGCGCACTGGGATCGGCCGATACGAGCTTGGGCTGGCCGCAGCAATTACATGCTTTATTTGCCGAGGTCGCGAAAGCGCCCGAACGGGAATGGCCAGTCGAGCAATTGGCGCAACAATTGCAAATCACCGCCGCGCACTTGCATCGCTTGTGTTTAACGCACCTGGGCATGGCGCCAGGGCAGCGGGTGTTTGCACTGCGCATGCAGCATGCACGCGCTTTATTGGTCGAAGGTTTTCCAGTCGGGCAGGTGGCTAGCAAGGTGGGCTATCAGGAAGTGGCCAGTTTTTCGCGGCGTTTTCGCCAACAC includes:
- a CDS encoding phosphotransferase, with protein sequence MSENTSSAEVSPAALSVYAQTALACYQAHFGQTAQLVQEIAAFYGHAVILSGEAGDVVVKLGWQAGRAAREVIGLARLQPHSPAAMPQILLQSQIELNGKIVDLLMLNRLPGVAPWHVAKPWAKPQLTAEQVVAVLLAWHAVSDARGFELPDGQFSADLIAAFEAWTLPLHDYVQSPASPFTPQQKAAYQRLWQERSRLLAPLAGMPSSLVHDDPHAGNFLFDEHTGELLAALDPCDVAFRHREQDIFHLADVAPELQLLETYLQHHAAPEGFAARRWFFSLWDDAKHSRNLAWYDEAWFNAKFANLAILDKSFAEFGAMMAQSSQQCSQDKEC
- a CDS encoding ABC transporter ATP-binding protein, translated to MLIQAENLSRIYKTPRPAKTWGERFTQLIRTQYDENKSVSGVNFEIARGECVALVGPNGAGKSTTIKMLTGILAPSSGRVTVAGFDPMRQRQQYVKRIGVVFGQRSQLWQDLPVRDSFAILQALFDVPDAVYQHQLKLFRADGGMDEFWDRPARTLSLGQRMLCEIAAAFLHAPEVVFLDEPTIGLDLEMKSRMRALIRKLNQEAGTTVLITSHDVGDIERLTRRLLLIDHGTLRFDGSLSDFRAHAGDGRWWAARVDASQHAAANEVLAAHPAALPVRSNGDWLEIARQDDALPFADLVKTLAPFTVHEIKPVEQSFEDLLHGFYIGKNLRADAAEDATV
- a CDS encoding ABC transporter permease; protein product: MKHRLKACAALAWGNARIVATDKRGRAILTLGYLLGMWLLYYLWQALYAGDPTRAGMSFSSALLHVVTAQTLFAMMQAFGDWRLAREIRSGEVATALTQPISLPLRHAALSLGRVLAQAAYFLPAFGVFLLWAGLRLSPSSWLLALASIALSFVLLFCIDFVVGLAGFIATDLWGITASKDVVVQFLGGALIPLAFLPAGVQTILHWLPFAHFFNTPVAYLTGQSSEITPLFIQAVWALVFVICAQWASRMIQRKLVIFGA
- a CDS encoding helix-turn-helix transcriptional regulator, with product MSEDVASFVQKSHQLIMALIYYERFDCDDDGENRLVGAHVFHKASHPPMRERGLFMCGISEARGKSEIERIDANFHVLLFCLGGTGELFEGETTWPFHAGQMAFQPARGQRGFRRTGTAPLQIAWLLLYNDVRWAHLIQPHCYVKDSDAGWEIHDALSLYQREAQRQNDGQSYTLVMPALEMLSLQLERALGSADTSLGWPQQLHALFAEVAKAPEREWPVEQLAQQLQITAAHLHRLCLTHLGMAPGQRVFALRMQHARALLVEGFPVGQVASKVGYQEVASFSRRFRQHFGVPPSKINKLP